The following is a genomic window from Lysinibacillus sp. G4S2.
AGTTGCGTTGGCTGCATTTTTCTTAACAAGCATTGGTAGCATTTGGAGCGGTTATCGAATGAATGTTGACTCCATTAAAGAAAATACGCTTGAAACGAATCGAGTATATGCTCAAAAATTAGCGACAACCGCAAGTGCTTATCTAGAGGAAGCTTTTAAGATTTTAGGATATAGCGCCAACCATATAAAGTCGAAAATGAATGATGAGAATGCGTTGAATAGTGAAACAGAGCGTTTGAAAATGCAAGATAATATGTTTAACGCAGTGTTTATCACAAATGCAGAAGGTCTTGTATTATCTGTTACACCACCAGCTGAAGAGGCACAAGGTCAAGTATTAACAGCTGTTGAAACAGAAGAAGCGTTATCGAAAAGGGAGCCTTTTGTCTCAAAACCTTATGAAGGGATTACAGGGCGTCTTCTGATTTTTATATCGTATCCTATTTTTTCAGAGAAAGATGAATATTTAGGAATGGTTGCTGGGACAATTTATTTAAAGGAACGAAATGTTTTTAATACGTTACTAGGGGAACATTATTATCAGGATGGTTCGTATGTTTATGTAGTTGATTCAGACGGACGCGTTATCTATCATCAGGACCCAAGTCGTGTCAATGATATTGCTATTGATAATAAAGTTGTTCAAGCAGTAGTTTCTGGAAAAAATGGAGCACAGCAAGTGGTGAATACAAAAGGAATAGAAATGCTTGCTGGTTATAGTACAGTCCCTTTAACAGGTTGGGGTGTTGTTGCTCAAAGACCATTAGATGTAGCATTAGAACCTTCATTTGATCGTGTACAGGATGTCATTATAAAATCCATTCCTCTTATGCTAATTTCACTCATTATTGTACTTTGGGCGGCAGCACGTATTGCAAATCCTTTACAGCAATTAGCTACTTTAACAGAGGAGAGCTTGGAAACGAAAAATGTAGAAGGCTTGAAATCTGTGCGTGGCTGGTATTTTGAAGTTTATTATTTGAAGAGTGCTCTTATACACAGTTTAACGTTTTTACAGGGGCAAGTGTCTTATTTTAAGGATCAATCTACAACAGATCCATTAACAGGTATAACGAATCGTCGCACGATGGATGCAATGCTAGCTGAATGGCTGGAAAACAAGTTGCCGCATGCCTTCATTTTGTTTGATTTAGATCATTTTAAGAGTGTTAATGATACGTATGGCCATGCAGTCGGCGACAAAGTATTGCAATTTTTAGCTCAAAATATGAAAGCGGTCGCTCGTGATGGAGATGTTTGCTGTCGCTACGGTGGCGAAGAATTTGTTTTGTTATTGCCAAATACTACAGCTGAGGAAGCGGCACAGGTGGCGGAGCAACTGCGCCATATTTTGGCTCATACTATAAGTCCTTGTGGTCGCCCAGTGACATTATCTGCTGGAGTTGCTGTATATCCACAAATGGCTGACACTGCAGAAAAGCTGATTGAAGCTGCGGATGGGGCGCTGTATCTCGCAAAACAAGCTGGACGAAATCAAGTCATGGTCGCTGAACAAGAAAATAAATAAAAAAATGTATTGAAATAGGCTTACATCTTTTATTTTTTGGGTACACGATTAATACGACAATCATTTGGGCAAGCTACTTTTAAGTCATTCCCCATATGACTTCTAAAACATGTTCAAATGATTCGTAAACTCGGGACACATCTCTCGATCGACTTGACAAGATGTAAGGTTATCCCCCTTTCCCTTATGACATCGCAAGTTCGACCGGATGTATGCCTATATATCGCTAAAGCCAAGAGAGCACCGATGCTCCTTGGTTTTTTTGTGTTATGAAAGGAATTTCAAAAAAACGGTTGGTCAGTAGACGAAGAGTGTAGTGTCCAAACTGTTTTTTTGATTCATCACCAAAAGCTAGGGATAACATTTGTTAAACGCAGACTGTAAATATAAGCAGATCTTCGTTCCGACTGACACCCCCAACAAAGCGCCCAGTCGGAACGGAAATCAACTCCACGTTATGATGATGTGCCTTTTTGAGCTTATTGCTAGCTTTTATTAACGATTTTTTTCCATTATTTTAGAAATGTCTATGAAGGTTCACTATCTACCTGTCGATATAAAGGGTATGATGAAAATGATATTTTGTACGTATCAAAATACATAAAAGAAAGGAAGAGTGGGATGGATAAAACAAAAATCCAAAAAGTGAATAAAGCACTGATAGCAACGGTTTTTGCTACTAGTGGGATTGCTGTTGTAGTGCCACCACCACAAAAGGCAGCAGCAGCTACTTCACCATTTACAGATATTGACCAATATTCAAGTCATTATGACAATATTTTAAAACTATACTCTCAAGGTGCGATTAGTGGGTATGCAGATAAAACTTTTCGACCAAATCAAAATGTAACACGTGGTCAGGCAGCAAAAATGCTAGCAACTGTTTTAGACTTAGACTTAAAAAATGTACAAGATCCATATTTTAAAGACGTTCCACAGGGCAGTGAATACTATAAATATGTAGCCGCATTGCAAAATGCAGGAATCATGTCTGGATATTCAAATGGAACATTTATGCCAAATGAAGTCGTTACACGTGGGCAATTAGCGAAAATATTAGTGCTAGGCTTTAAATTTGAGGTGGCATCTAATTACAACCATAGCTTCAAAGATGTAACAAGCCAAACAAGCAACGCCATCTATATACAAACTTTAGTTGATTTAAATATTACAGAAGGAACAACACCTGTCACATTCTCACCATTTGATGCGGTAACTCGTGGACAAATTGCATCCTTTATTGTGCGTTCACAAGAGAAAAAGAGCAATGCCACATCTTTCAAAATTACAGGTGTTGAAGACGATGTTGTCTACATAAATGCTGAACCATATTCAGTACCAGAAAGTCTTTCACATATTTTTAACGAATATAATGCACCAGTATTAAAAGGTGCGTTTATTGAAGGGGATCTTTCAGGCAAAACTATTCGCTCTGTATCGAAGCTAACATTGAATGCGAGCGGGACAAGCTCAAAATTCCTAGAGTTTGATGGAGATCATGGTTCCTTCGGTGCGACAATTATCGTAAATGGGAACTATATTGAATTTTCAAATGTTACATTGACTGGCACAATGTATGTGAACGAAACGGTACGTCCACCTTTACATTTAGGTGTTTCCAACTATAATCCATTATCGATTGGCCGTATAGCAAGCAATAATTTTGCGTTTATCGACTGGTCTAAACCCGAAAATCCAAATGGTGAAAATCCACCCCCGTCCAATAACGGTCCGACAACGGATTTTGAAAATTGGACAGATCAGAATTCAAACAAGAATCCTGATAAAAACAAGCCATTTGAGAATTGGTCTAAAGATAAAGTGACGATGAAAAATGTTGAAAAACATATTGAATTTTATAACAGCACTGTATCACGCCTAGTCGTATCTCAAAGCGGTACAAAAATCGAAACAAATATGAAGCTACCACGTGTAGACATCATCAGAAATGTCCGTGAATTTGAGATTCAAGGAAATATCGGGACACTAAACCTCAATACAGATACAAAGCTAACAATCTACGGAGATGGCAAGATCGACTGGATTAACTACAATAGCTATACAGATTTAGAGCTTTATTTGGACGGTCGTGTAGGTACTCTGTACGTTGATAATGCATATGGTTGGGTTGATATTGGAGATTACACATATATTGACAAAGTTATTATACCGAAGGGCGAGTCACCGAATAATATCTTCGACGACTTCCTAGAGGATAAAGATAATGTAGGCATTATTACTGATCCAGACGGTAAACCGATTGATAAGGATGAAATTGAGAATCAAAAACCGACTGATAAAACGAAACCAATGGTTGATATCACAAAGGTAACACCATTAAATGGTAGCGATGCTCAGGTGGATTTTACGTCAGATGAAGTCGGCACTTACTATTATATAGTTCGTGAAAAGAGCGCTGATGCACCAACAAAACGAGAAATGGTAGAACGTATTGCTACTGAAAACGCAGCAAGTGGAACAGGTGCGGCTGTAAAAGGCACAAACACTGTTAAAGTCACTAATCTAGGTGAGAAAAAAGAATATGTCGTTTATGTAATGGTAGTTGATGGAGCGAAAAATGCTTCGGATATTAAATCACAATCATTCCAAATGAAGGATGGCTCACCGCCAGCCGTAAAGTCACTTACAGTAGATCCACTAAATGGCGGAACACGCGCTGAGTTAAAATTTACAGCGAGTGAGCCAGGGGAATATTACTACTATGTGCGTAAAAAGACGACTGCCGCAGATCCTACAACTGCAGACATTATTGCTAAGCCAACAGGTAAAGGGAAGGCAGTTGCGGGTAAACTTGGGATTACTGAAATTTTAACAGGTTTAGAAGCTGAAACAGAGTATCAACTTTATGTAGTGATGAAGGATGATTCGGGTAATAAATCGGTGGACCCTATTCCGAAAGAGGCTATAAAGGAATTCAAGACAAGTGCGTTAGACAAAATTCCTCCATATATAGTTGGAGGAGAATTATATAAATTGGACGAGATTAAAAACGAATTTTATGTAACAGTGAGCGAAGAGTTAGATCCTATTACTGCTGAAAAAGTAGAGAACTATGAATTTACAGGTACAGGGATTATTAATGTAGGCTTACAAAAACCAATTCGTCCCGAAAAAGTTGTCTATAATAAGTCTCAAAAAAGGTTAATCTTCACTGTTCCTTCATTAACAGGTTTTGTCAATGGAGATAACTTAGTTGTAACTATATCTCCAACTGTTAAAGACTTAGCTGATAATGAATTCGAAAACATTAATAATATTCCGCCTAATAGTGTTCCAAGAAATACAGCTGAATATATTCATAAAGATGGTGAGTGGCCTTACTTAACAATCATAGGGGAACCTGCGATTAATAAGGAAAAAGATCAGACACTCGTGGAATTCAATGCAACAAAAGCAGGTACTTATCATTATTTAATTATGGAGTCAGACTTAAAGTTAACAAGGGATGATCGCCTACGTTTAATTGAAGCTGTTCAATTGAATTCAAAAACTTTTAAAGTTGGAACAGAGGATGTAGCTATTGTCGGTAGTGGTGGTAATAAACCAGCGCAATTAGGACAACAAAAGGTTACCATTCCGCTTCCAAATGCGACACCACCATTAGATCCATTTAAGAGCTATTCGATTTATATGGTGCTACGAGATCGTTCAGGGAATGTATCTGACATTCAAACAAAACATGTTATTGATGACCGTACACCACCGAAAATTGAAAATACATCAATAAAAATAGCAGAAGGTGACAAGAAGGCTACTTTTAGATTTATGTCAGATGAAGATGGAACATATCACTACATCTTGAGAAAAGAAGGAGATCCAACTCCACCACCAACAAGTGCAGCAGAGGTTATTGCTAAAGGAACAGCAAGCAATATGCGGAAAGATACAAATGAAATTAATCTTTCCTTAGAACCTCATCAAAAATACGAGCTTTATGTTGCTGTAAAGGATCGCTATAATAATGAAACAATGTTACAGGTGGGTACAGAATCGAAAGTTTACACGTATGATGAAAAACAAAATAAACCAATGAATCTGACACCTGGCGAGAATGGCACAGGTGTTATGGCATACAAATTCTTCTCAGATGGGACACCACCAAAAGTAGAAGATCCTATCTTTAAACGTCTCGATGGCAAAACATTTGAAGTAACCTTTTCAGAGGCTGTTGATCTAAAGGATTCAGATTTTAAATTAATAGATCCAGATACAAATACAGCTATTTCACCATCCTATGCTTCATGGAAATGGGAAGATACGACTGGTAAAAAGGATTCTGACCCTCGTAAGCTAATTCTTAATTTTGCTAATGAAGTGAAACAAAGCTTTGACATAACTGTAAATGCTACAGCTAAAGATAAAGGTGGCTGGACATTTAGTAAGGAAAGAGCAGAGTACAAATATCCAACGAAAGTGAATACAATTACTTCTGCAACATTATTACCTGATACACAGTTCCTAAGTAATCTAAATATTTCTAAACAGGTTCAAGTTGTCGCAAACCTAAATACTGATATTACATGGGATCAGCACTATTATTGGGCAGTCCTTTCTGAGGGATATGAATTAACATTAGAAAATGTACAAGAGATTATAACGAAAGCAGATAGCAGTAATTTCACATATATTCCTGGTGGAGCAATCGTTTCATACGGAAAAGGAAAAATTACAGCACCTAATGACGCAAGTTCTGCCAAAACGTTTACAGCTATCCAAACTGGAAGTGATCCGAATTCAACAAACGTGTTCCAAAAAGACCAACGTATTTATCTATTCACAAAAGATAAATATGGAAATATTGTTTACGCGAAAGAATCAACAGCTCCAACAGCTCCAACTTATGTATTAATCAAGCCTAGAACTCAATAAGCATAAAAAAGAGGCAGGGCATAACGAGGGCACTGAAAAACTTATGTTTTTTAAACGATTAAGTTTTTCGAAATTAATAAAGAGGCACTTTTTGTTCGGATTTGAACAGAAAGTGCCTCTTTTCTTTGATTATTTTTATTCTTTTTCATTCAATAACTTGACTTTTAATTTAAAGATCACTTTGTTGAAAGATATTAAATTTCATATTTCCTAAAAATTATCCAATCTTTTAGGATGAAAAAAACCCTCCTGAGTAAAAACGTAGCAGAAGGGCTGTCGTATATATATTTAATAAGTATTTCGTTTTATTTCGGCAAGCTTTCGCTTTAATATTGCATTTTGTTTATTCATTTGGGAAATTTGATTTTCAATAATTTTTTTTCCATAACCTTTAGGGGCAGAGGCGATTAAAACAACATTATCATCTGATTCTTTTTTCATTGTTGCATCCTCCTATCAGCTTTTTTAAGAAATAACAAAACCGATATCCTTTAATTAGCCCCTCCATCACACCCAACCAAACGCTCGAGCAACTGTCGCCGTTAGCCATGTTACGCTAATGGCGATAACAGTTGGAATTAAAAATGACATAAATGTCCATTTCGCACTTTTTGTTTCTTTATAAATGTTGACTAAAGTCGTTCCGCAAGGGTAGTGCAGGAGTGAGAATAACATCATATTTAAAGCTGTTAGCCACGTCCAGCCGTGGTCGATAAACACTTGTTTTAGCTTCGATAAATCTTCAATTTCTAGCATAGCTCCTTGAGATAAATACGCCATAATTAGGATAGGGATAACAATTTCATTGGCTGGTAGCCCAAGGATAAATGCAGCCATAATAAAGCCATCCATACCAAGAGCCTGACCAAATGGGTCTAAAAAGTTAACAAAGTGCATGAGAATACTTGTATTCCCAACGTAAATGTTGGCGAATACCCAAGTTAAAATAGAGGCAGGTGCTGCAACGATAACCGCTCTTTTTAATACATTCCATGCTTTATCAATACTTGCTCGTATGATTGTATTCCAAAACTTTGGTCTTCGGAATGGTGGAAGCTCTAATGTGTAATGAGTTGGTACGCCTTTTAAAGCCGTTTTAGAAAGGACCCAAGATACAGTTAATGTTACAACGACACCGAACATGACAAATCCCATCAAAATTGCTGCTGTCATAAATGTACCTGCTGCCCCGGTAAAACCAGTTACCATAAATAATGATGCTAATAAAATAAGTGTTGGCCATCTCCCGTTACAAGGAACAAAATTATTCGTTAAAATAGCTAACATTCGTTCACGAGGAGATTCTATAATTCTAGTAGATAGAATAGCTGCAGCATTACAACCAAAGCCCATTGCCATAGTTAATGATTGCTTCCCATGTCCTCCTGCTCGTTTAAATAAACGGTCCATGTTAAATGCTACTCGTGGTAGATAACCGTAGTTTTCTAATAGAGCGAACATAGGGAAGAATATAGCCATTGGCGGTAGCATAACACTAATAACCCAACCAGTCCCTCTGAACAGCCCGAGAACTAAAACACCATGTAACCATTCTGGTGCGTGCATTACTTCAAAAAGTGTTGTTAGCTTACTCTCTAAATAGCCAAATAAGCTCGATAACATATCTGATGGTACGTTTGCGCCAGCGATAGTAATGTAAAAGACAGTCCCAAGCAGAATGAGCATAATAGGGAATCCCCAAATGCGAGATGTAAAAATTTCATCTAATTTATCGGATCTGTACATTGCAGGCTGCTGCGATACGACCTTTTTACATAAGGATTTACTTTTAGTATAAATATCACTAACGATTTCATCTCGAATATCCTCATTCGAAACTTCTTTCACTTCAGCTAAAATGTTTTTTAACGCACTATGATTTAACACTGACTGGGACTCCATTTGTTCTCACCTCTCTCTGTCTATTATTCCCATGATTTTGCAGTTTTAAGATCAATTCCTCATCACCGTCAAGCAAGCGAAGGGCAACCCATCTCGATGGATATTTATCATCAAAATAACCTTCTAATTTCGATTCTACCTTTGTTATGGCTTCCTCTATTTCTTTCGAATAGGTCATGCGATAAGGAGTTGTAACAATTTGCCCATTTACTAGTTGATTCAATGTATCTAACAATTGATCAATTCCTTTTTTATTTCTAGCTGATATTTTTACGACAGGGACTCCTAGTTCGCGAGCCAATTTCTTTTCATCAATTCGGATACCTTTTTTCTCAGCTTCATCAATTAAATTGATGCAAATGATGACATTGTTAGTCATTTCTAATACTTGGAGCGCAAGATTTAAATTTCTTTCTAATGATGTCGCATCAAGCACAACAATCGTTGCATCCGGTTGGTCAAAAATAATATAATCTCTTGCTACTTCTTCATCTGTTGAGTTAGAAAATAGAGAATAGGTCCCGGGCAAATCTACGAGTACATATTGCTCGCCTTTATGCTGAAAAGATCCTTCTGCGTGAACAACCGTTTTCCCCGGCCAGTTCCCAGTATGCTGCTTCAAGCCTGTTAATGTATTAAACAATGTGCTTTTACCTGTATTTGGGTTACCTGCTAAAGCTATTTTATTTACTATCACTTTGTATCCCCCCTAACAATTTCTCCTAAAATCTTAGAGCTCTCATCATTACGTAATGCAATTGTTGTATTGCTTACACGATAAGCTACAGGGTCTCCTAAGGGACTTTTACGAAGAACAGAGATTTCTGCTCCTTTTACAAAGCCTAAATCTAATAATCTTCTTCTTAAAGGACCCTCGATCTTTATTTCTTTTATTAAAAAACAATCCCCAAATGAGCATTCAGAAAGTGGTATTAATGTTTTTGTCATACGCCTTTTTTATTCCTTTCGTTAATAATTTTTCCCTAACTTCATATTGTTTCTTTAAGGAAATTTTATTCAAGAATATGCCTGTTTTATGACAGATGTCAATGGTTTTCGGAATTTTTTTTTTGAAAAGTGTGATAAAAGAGCGTATTGAATAGGAGAATTTGGCAATGCGTATTTGTTTGTTGGACCAAGGAATGTTGGTAAAAGGGGGCTGCTTGGCATATCAGAAAGAGCAAAAGTCGTTGATGCACGGATATAAAATAATCCTTATTATGGTGTATTAATGTAAGTTAGATTTCGTTACAAGTGTCCATGAATCTTTAAGAGGGGGGCTATTTTTGATGTTGTGATTGAAGAGCAGAGAAAAAGATAACCCTCTGCAAAAATGCAGAGGGTTATGATGAAAAATATTGAGCGGATTAATTTCTAACAATCTGGAATGTACCAGGTGTAGTAGTTTGAATAAAATGTCGATTTCCTTCTACTGTGTAATCAGCTGGGATTTGCTCGTTAAAGTCATAAGTACGAACGATGGAGGCATTTGATGGTAAATTCTCGAGAATGATTTCCATATCTGCCTCGAATTCAACTGGTTTATTATTTAATGTTGCTTGGAATGTGATCTGATTCAAATTTCGTGTAATTTGAATTTCCATAACACCAGTATCCTTATTAAGAAGCGTTCCTAGCGGTGGAATAATAACCGTCATATTGGATTTTGTTGTTAAAATGAAGCGCTCTGTACTATTTTCCGAGTCAGCAACATTAATTTTTGCCGTATAGGTATTTTTGTTTCTAGTCATAGCTGTAATTTTACCTGGTAAGGCTACTGTATCCGAAAAAACTTGAGTTTTTGTTTTGCTCCCTTTAGTCGGTAGCTCATATTTTCCATTTACATAGTCTGCTAATGTCCAGACATTTGGCACAAGCTGCTGTTGCACAGGCGTTAAAGCTTCGAAAGCTGTTTTGACTGCCTGTACATCTTGAGCAGTGGACGTCTTAGGCGATAAAGCTGCAATAGCGTTCTCCACTTCCTTTGCCGCCGCCTTGTCCTTCACAACAAGCTGTTCAGCATCTAATAAAATCTTTTCGACGCCAGCAGGTAATGAGACGTTTGTATATTTGCGTAGTGCATTGAGCTCAGCTCTTGCATCAGCTACATCTTGATGGAAGCTAATACGAGAAGAGTTTAACAATTGGATTTTATTGACTACTTTATCGATAGATGTATTTGGTGTGATATAGGAATTCAGTATTTTTTGTGATTCTGCACTCACATATGTTTTTTGCGCTGCATTTAACGTATTGTACCAATCTTTCGTTTCCATGACATTTTGATAGTAATTGGATGAAGTTGAATCCACTGAAGCTAATTTTTCATCAATTTGTGCAGCAAGCTTACGATACGCTATTCTTGTCTGTTGGTGATTTGACAGGGTTGAATAATTCGTAACGTATTGTTTTTCCGTTTCAGTTAACGCATTGTAGGCTTTGAGCGCTGCCTCAAGGTTTCCTTGGAATGAGTAATAAGTATCGTTAATGTTCGAAATAAGCTGTATAACATTCGAAACGTTAGAGTTGTAGTAATAATTATTGTATATGTAAGCAGTTTTTGTATGTCCCGCGATATCAGCAGCCGATGCTGACGTAGTAGGTGCAGTATAGATCAGTGAAGGAACAGCAACTAGTGCGAGTAAAGTTAGTTTTCTTTTGTTTTTCATAATATGGGAAACCTCCTGTATGGTTTTGAATAAGTGTGATGGTAACTCATAGGGATTTTTGTCCTAGATAAAATAAGAAATGGTTTATTATTTACCTGCTGAAAAGAGTTCTGTCTAGACGTAAATATCTTAGTAGATGTCGATAACCTAATTTTATCATAGCTTAGGATTTTTTTATGTATATTTTGGATGAATAGGTAAATAGGTTTTGCGTTTTTTTTAAGATTTTGTGTCTTATGTACTTATGAGAGTCTAGAAGGTTAACGAAATATGATGATAAAAACAGGCAATGTTGATGAAAG
Proteins encoded in this region:
- a CDS encoding sensor domain-containing diguanylate cyclase, whose protein sequence is MKSKRIKLKHLIMGVALAAFFLTSIGSIWSGYRMNVDSIKENTLETNRVYAQKLATTASAYLEEAFKILGYSANHIKSKMNDENALNSETERLKMQDNMFNAVFITNAEGLVLSVTPPAEEAQGQVLTAVETEEALSKREPFVSKPYEGITGRLLIFISYPIFSEKDEYLGMVAGTIYLKERNVFNTLLGEHYYQDGSYVYVVDSDGRVIYHQDPSRVNDIAIDNKVVQAVVSGKNGAQQVVNTKGIEMLAGYSTVPLTGWGVVAQRPLDVALEPSFDRVQDVIIKSIPLMLISLIIVLWAAARIANPLQQLATLTEESLETKNVEGLKSVRGWYFEVYYLKSALIHSLTFLQGQVSYFKDQSTTDPLTGITNRRTMDAMLAEWLENKLPHAFILFDLDHFKSVNDTYGHAVGDKVLQFLAQNMKAVARDGDVCCRYGGEEFVLLLPNTTAEEAAQVAEQLRHILAHTISPCGRPVTLSAGVAVYPQMADTAEKLIEAADGALYLAKQAGRNQVMVAEQENK
- a CDS encoding S-layer homology domain-containing protein, which produces MDKTKIQKVNKALIATVFATSGIAVVVPPPQKAAAATSPFTDIDQYSSHYDNILKLYSQGAISGYADKTFRPNQNVTRGQAAKMLATVLDLDLKNVQDPYFKDVPQGSEYYKYVAALQNAGIMSGYSNGTFMPNEVVTRGQLAKILVLGFKFEVASNYNHSFKDVTSQTSNAIYIQTLVDLNITEGTTPVTFSPFDAVTRGQIASFIVRSQEKKSNATSFKITGVEDDVVYINAEPYSVPESLSHIFNEYNAPVLKGAFIEGDLSGKTIRSVSKLTLNASGTSSKFLEFDGDHGSFGATIIVNGNYIEFSNVTLTGTMYVNETVRPPLHLGVSNYNPLSIGRIASNNFAFIDWSKPENPNGENPPPSNNGPTTDFENWTDQNSNKNPDKNKPFENWSKDKVTMKNVEKHIEFYNSTVSRLVVSQSGTKIETNMKLPRVDIIRNVREFEIQGNIGTLNLNTDTKLTIYGDGKIDWINYNSYTDLELYLDGRVGTLYVDNAYGWVDIGDYTYIDKVIIPKGESPNNIFDDFLEDKDNVGIITDPDGKPIDKDEIENQKPTDKTKPMVDITKVTPLNGSDAQVDFTSDEVGTYYYIVREKSADAPTKREMVERIATENAASGTGAAVKGTNTVKVTNLGEKKEYVVYVMVVDGAKNASDIKSQSFQMKDGSPPAVKSLTVDPLNGGTRAELKFTASEPGEYYYYVRKKTTAADPTTADIIAKPTGKGKAVAGKLGITEILTGLEAETEYQLYVVMKDDSGNKSVDPIPKEAIKEFKTSALDKIPPYIVGGELYKLDEIKNEFYVTVSEELDPITAEKVENYEFTGTGIINVGLQKPIRPEKVVYNKSQKRLIFTVPSLTGFVNGDNLVVTISPTVKDLADNEFENINNIPPNSVPRNTAEYIHKDGEWPYLTIIGEPAINKEKDQTLVEFNATKAGTYHYLIMESDLKLTRDDRLRLIEAVQLNSKTFKVGTEDVAIVGSGGNKPAQLGQQKVTIPLPNATPPLDPFKSYSIYMVLRDRSGNVSDIQTKHVIDDRTPPKIENTSIKIAEGDKKATFRFMSDEDGTYHYILRKEGDPTPPPTSAAEVIAKGTASNMRKDTNEINLSLEPHQKYELYVAVKDRYNNETMLQVGTESKVYTYDEKQNKPMNLTPGENGTGVMAYKFFSDGTPPKVEDPIFKRLDGKTFEVTFSEAVDLKDSDFKLIDPDTNTAISPSYASWKWEDTTGKKDSDPRKLILNFANEVKQSFDITVNATAKDKGGWTFSKERAEYKYPTKVNTITSATLLPDTQFLSNLNISKQVQVVANLNTDITWDQHYYWAVLSEGYELTLENVQEIITKADSSNFTYIPGGAIVSYGKGKITAPNDASSAKTFTAIQTGSDPNSTNVFQKDQRIYLFTKDKYGNIVYAKESTAPTAPTYVLIKPRTQ
- a CDS encoding nucleoside recognition domain-containing protein, which produces MESQSVLNHSALKNILAEVKEVSNEDIRDEIVSDIYTKSKSLCKKVVSQQPAMYRSDKLDEIFTSRIWGFPIMLILLGTVFYITIAGANVPSDMLSSLFGYLESKLTTLFEVMHAPEWLHGVLVLGLFRGTGWVISVMLPPMAIFFPMFALLENYGYLPRVAFNMDRLFKRAGGHGKQSLTMAMGFGCNAAAILSTRIIESPRERMLAILTNNFVPCNGRWPTLILLASLFMVTGFTGAAGTFMTAAILMGFVMFGVVVTLTVSWVLSKTALKGVPTHYTLELPPFRRPKFWNTIIRASIDKAWNVLKRAVIVAAPASILTWVFANIYVGNTSILMHFVNFLDPFGQALGMDGFIMAAFILGLPANEIVIPILIMAYLSQGAMLEIEDLSKLKQVFIDHGWTWLTALNMMLFSLLHYPCGTTLVNIYKETKSAKWTFMSFLIPTVIAISVTWLTATVARAFGWV
- a CDS encoding FeoB small GTPase domain-containing protein, with protein sequence MIVNKIALAGNPNTGKSTLFNTLTGLKQHTGNWPGKTVVHAEGSFQHKGEQYVLVDLPGTYSLFSNSTDEEVARDYIIFDQPDATIVVLDATSLERNLNLALQVLEMTNNVIICINLIDEAEKKGIRIDEKKLARELGVPVVKISARNKKGIDQLLDTLNQLVNGQIVTTPYRMTYSKEIEEAITKVESKLEGYFDDKYPSRWVALRLLDGDEELILKLQNHGNNRQREVRTNGVPVSVKS
- a CDS encoding FeoA family protein; its protein translation is MTKTLIPLSECSFGDCFLIKEIKIEGPLRRRLLDLGFVKGAEISVLRKSPLGDPVAYRVSNTTIALRNDESSKILGEIVRGDTK